A genome region from Mycobacterium florentinum includes the following:
- a CDS encoding MMPL/RND family transporter has product MSNEPGSRSRIARLIRVMAVPIILFWILVALGTTLFTPALGEVAGKHSVPMTPRDATAFKDMMNIGHKFQEFDTDSSAMVVLEGDDKLGDSAHVFYNKIVEKLRASKHVQFLQDFWSDPLTAAGSQSPDGKAAYVQVFLDGAQGTTPAHASVAAVRKIVKSVPPPPGVKAYVAGNTALNTDTLIAAHNSMDLMTLVTIGVIFVMLLIIYRSLKNAILALILVRFELYAAEGIVATAGNLDIIGLTPYAVSMVTMLTIATGTDYFIFLLGRYHEARSRGEDKEQAYYSAYNGVVHVILGSGLTIVGACLCLTATKLPYFQTMGIPCAIALVVTMLAGLTLAPALLAVASKFGFFDPKRQVSERGWRKVGTMVTRWPVPIIVVTFFIAVIGFVSLTTYVPTYNDKKFTPPDIAANVAQTAAERHFTPARMNPELLMVEADHDLRDPADMLIIDRIAKSVFHERGIGRVQTITRPLGAPIEHSSIPFVIAMNSSSTLQTAKFMNDSMASMLEQADEMGRTIAVMQHMYGVMKDMTATTHEMTGDMHVLQGDIEGVRQHIADFEDTWRPIRSYFYWEKHCFDIPVCWSLRSIFDTLDDIDLMADDIGKTTKDIDKLDILMPQLLADFPKTIESMQRMRDYMLSTHSSMAGIQQHMQENAEGSTMMGNYFDEAKNDDSFYLPPEVFKNPDFKRGLKMFVSPDGKAVRFIITHQGDPASVEGIQHVQGVKQAVADAIKGTPLESAKVSLAGTASMYSDMQDGVKIDLTIAGIATLILIFSIMLLITRSLVASLVIVGTVLASLGTACGLSVLLWQDILGVGLQWIVLPLTVIILLAVGSDYNLLLVSRLKEEIPAGLNTGIIRGMGASGRVVTAAGLIFAATMASMIVSDLVVIGQFGTAIGMGLLVDTFIVRAFMTPAIAAALGRWFWWPLNTFKMRKAAPEPESDTTPVRQLTTV; this is encoded by the coding sequence ATGAGTAACGAGCCTGGCTCTCGCTCCCGCATCGCCCGCCTGATCCGCGTCATGGCGGTGCCGATCATCCTGTTCTGGATTCTCGTCGCGCTCGGCACCACGCTGTTCACGCCGGCGCTGGGCGAGGTCGCGGGCAAGCACTCGGTGCCCATGACTCCGCGGGACGCGACCGCCTTCAAAGACATGATGAACATCGGCCACAAGTTCCAGGAGTTCGACACCGACTCCTCGGCGATGGTCGTGTTGGAAGGCGACGACAAGCTCGGGGACAGCGCGCACGTCTTCTACAACAAGATCGTCGAGAAGCTCAGGGCCAGCAAGCACGTTCAGTTCCTCCAGGATTTCTGGAGTGACCCGCTGACCGCCGCCGGCTCCCAGAGCCCGGACGGCAAGGCCGCCTACGTGCAGGTCTTCCTCGACGGCGCGCAGGGCACCACGCCCGCCCACGCGTCGGTCGCCGCGGTCCGCAAGATCGTCAAAAGCGTGCCGCCTCCGCCGGGCGTCAAGGCCTACGTGGCCGGTAACACCGCGCTCAATACCGACACGCTGATCGCCGCGCACAACAGCATGGACCTGATGACGCTGGTCACGATCGGCGTCATCTTCGTGATGCTGCTGATCATCTACCGGTCGCTGAAGAATGCGATCCTGGCGTTGATATTGGTCCGCTTCGAGCTGTATGCCGCGGAAGGCATCGTGGCGACCGCCGGCAATCTGGACATCATCGGTCTGACCCCGTACGCCGTCAGCATGGTCACGATGCTGACCATCGCCACGGGAACCGACTATTTCATCTTCCTGTTGGGCCGCTATCACGAAGCCCGATCCCGTGGCGAAGACAAAGAGCAGGCGTACTACAGCGCCTACAACGGCGTGGTGCACGTCATCCTGGGGTCGGGCCTGACGATCGTCGGCGCCTGCCTGTGCCTGACCGCGACCAAACTTCCGTACTTCCAGACGATGGGCATCCCGTGCGCCATCGCCTTGGTGGTGACGATGCTGGCGGGCCTGACGCTGGCTCCCGCGTTACTCGCGGTCGCATCCAAGTTCGGTTTCTTCGATCCGAAACGTCAAGTGTCGGAACGGGGTTGGCGCAAAGTCGGCACCATGGTGACGAGGTGGCCGGTACCGATCATTGTCGTGACGTTCTTTATCGCGGTGATCGGTTTCGTCAGTCTGACGACCTATGTCCCGACCTACAACGACAAGAAGTTCACCCCGCCGGACATCGCGGCCAACGTCGCGCAGACAGCGGCCGAGCGGCACTTCACCCCGGCGCGCATGAATCCGGAATTGCTGATGGTCGAGGCCGACCACGATCTGCGCGATCCGGCGGACATGCTGATCATCGACAGGATCGCCAAGAGCGTCTTCCATGAACGCGGCATCGGTCGGGTGCAAACCATCACCCGGCCGCTGGGCGCGCCGATCGAGCACAGTTCGATCCCGTTCGTGATCGCCATGAACAGTTCGAGCACCCTGCAGACGGCGAAATTCATGAACGACAGCATGGCGTCGATGCTCGAGCAGGCCGACGAGATGGGCCGAACGATCGCCGTCATGCAGCACATGTATGGCGTCATGAAGGACATGACCGCAACCACCCACGAGATGACCGGCGATATGCACGTCTTGCAAGGTGATATCGAGGGAGTGCGGCAGCACATCGCGGATTTCGAAGACACCTGGCGCCCGATTCGCTCCTATTTCTATTGGGAGAAGCACTGTTTCGACATCCCGGTGTGCTGGTCGTTGCGGTCGATCTTTGACACGCTCGACGACATCGACCTCATGGCCGACGACATCGGGAAAACCACCAAAGACATCGACAAGCTCGATATTTTGATGCCGCAACTGCTCGCCGACTTTCCCAAGACCATCGAGTCGATGCAGAGAATGCGCGACTACATGCTGTCCACCCACAGCTCCATGGCGGGCATTCAGCAGCACATGCAAGAGAACGCCGAAGGCTCCACGATGATGGGCAACTACTTCGACGAAGCCAAGAACGACGACAGCTTCTATCTGCCGCCGGAAGTCTTCAAAAACCCCGACTTCAAGCGCGGCCTGAAAATGTTCGTCTCGCCCGACGGTAAGGCGGTCCGGTTCATCATCACCCACCAGGGCGATCCCGCCTCGGTGGAGGGAATCCAGCACGTCCAGGGCGTCAAGCAGGCGGTCGCCGATGCGATCAAGGGAACTCCGCTGGAGTCGGCGAAGGTGTCGCTGGCCGGCACCGCCTCGATGTACAGCGACATGCAGGACGGCGTGAAGATCGACCTGACGATCGCCGGCATCGCGACGCTGATCCTGATCTTCTCGATCATGCTGCTGATCACCCGCAGCCTGGTGGCATCCCTGGTGATCGTCGGTACCGTGCTGGCGTCGCTGGGCACCGCATGCGGTCTGTCGGTGCTGCTCTGGCAGGACATCCTCGGGGTGGGCCTGCAATGGATCGTGCTCCCGCTGACGGTGATCATCCTGCTGGCCGTGGGATCCGACTACAACCTGCTGCTCGTTTCCCGGCTGAAGGAAGAAATCCCGGCCGGCCTCAACACCGGCATCATCCGGGGCATGGGCGCGTCGGGCCGGGTGGTCACCGCGGCCGGCCTGATCTTCGCGGCGACCATGGCGTCGATGATCGTCAGTGACCTGGTGGTGATCGGGCAGTTCGGCACCGCGATCGGGATGGGCTTGCTCGTCGACACGTTCATCGTGCGGGCCTTCATGACACCGGCGATCGCGGCCGCGCTGGGTCGCTGGTTCTGGTGGCCGCTGAACACCTTCAAGATGAGGAAGGCTGCCCCAGAACCAGAGAGCGACACCACTCCCGTCCGGCAACTGACAACGGTGTAG
- a CDS encoding MmpS family transport accessory protein: MRVYRWFKRAWIPLLLVVVVALGGYVVLRVRASFGANTAVAHGDVNAETKPFNPKHITYEITAPSGGGSVSVNYLDENGQPHLVENAPLPWSYTIVTTLPSMSANIVAQGDTGMRHIRCRVIVDGQVRDDRSLDEYQPFIYCLVKSV, translated from the coding sequence ATGCGGGTGTATCGATGGTTCAAGAGGGCGTGGATACCGCTACTCCTTGTCGTCGTCGTCGCGCTCGGCGGATATGTGGTACTTCGCGTTCGCGCCAGCTTCGGTGCCAACACGGCTGTCGCGCACGGCGACGTGAATGCCGAGACGAAGCCCTTCAATCCAAAGCACATCACCTACGAGATCACGGCCCCCTCGGGCGGTGGCAGCGTCAGCGTCAACTACCTCGATGAAAACGGGCAACCCCACCTCGTCGAAAACGCCCCGCTGCCGTGGTCGTACACCATCGTGACGACCCTGCCGTCGATGTCGGCCAACATCGTCGCCCAGGGCGACACCGGCATGCGCCACATCCGGTGCCGGGTCATCGTCGACGGCCAAGTCCGCGACGACCGCAGTCTCGACGAATACCAACCGTTCATCTACTGCTTGGTGAAATCCGTATGA
- a CDS encoding serine/threonine protein kinase, whose translation MSVADAALIAEACTALSVVDNGPIGALGGQKAVRLVDRSGQQCVLKVVALTATSPTTLTRAEREVELLKSLTSPHVVKVVSDLVALGSPARGATWLEEFLDGEDLSPLLTSKWSWSDVARLGYEVALGLAAAHANGVIHRDLSPNNVRRLSSGSYKVMDFGFARHTLRTGITGIGQPGTYGYHTPEHMNAYSGVPMPSSDVFGVGILMYQALTGNIPIPYHGDDADYARRLQRAELVADLGTERPDLGAGEQAIVLQMLHAQPARRFRNGRKLADALEPFV comes from the coding sequence ATGAGTGTGGCGGACGCCGCGCTTATCGCAGAAGCTTGCACTGCCTTGAGTGTGGTGGACAATGGCCCGATCGGAGCTCTAGGTGGTCAGAAGGCCGTCCGCTTGGTTGACCGATCAGGGCAACAATGCGTGCTGAAGGTCGTCGCGCTCACGGCGACTTCGCCTACAACGCTCACGAGAGCCGAACGCGAAGTCGAGCTCCTAAAGTCACTGACTAGCCCGCACGTCGTGAAGGTCGTATCCGACCTCGTTGCCCTGGGCAGTCCCGCGCGCGGTGCAACATGGCTGGAGGAGTTTCTCGACGGCGAGGACCTGAGTCCGCTGCTTACCAGCAAGTGGTCATGGTCTGACGTGGCCCGCCTTGGTTACGAAGTGGCGCTCGGTTTGGCAGCCGCCCACGCCAACGGCGTCATACACCGGGACCTCAGCCCCAACAACGTGCGACGGCTATCGAGCGGCAGCTACAAGGTTATGGATTTTGGCTTCGCCCGCCACACGCTCAGGACCGGCATAACAGGTATCGGACAGCCGGGCACGTACGGCTATCACACCCCGGAGCACATGAACGCTTACTCCGGAGTTCCTATGCCGTCCTCCGACGTCTTCGGCGTCGGCATCCTGATGTACCAAGCACTGACGGGGAATATCCCCATTCCGTATCACGGTGACGATGCAGACTACGCTCGCCGCTTGCAGCGAGCAGAGCTTGTCGCCGACCTTGGGACCGAGCGACCAGATCTAGGTGCTGGCGAGCAAGCGATAGTGCTTCAAATGCTCCACGCTCAGCCTGCCCGGCGATTCCGCAACGGCCGCAAGCTCGCTGATGCATTGGAGCCGTTCGTATGA
- a CDS encoding phage major capsid protein: MTKTIWLNKESTITRMEEISARLEQLAATPTLSRVAGIEADELGKEFDTLTRHIEKLDRDAVLAGAIAGAARGDGSLRLERGSPSESQLGGGSERHNGSQTAALRRLERSVKAGLPARSAEVVERLVSAGPESGAEWVARWVVDTGSDAYRSAFAKLVFHGESRAGLEWTAEERAAYDRVARLRQEQRAASLSDAAGGFLVPYELDPTVILTSAGSENSLLQISRVVSTVTDVWHGVTSLGVQSSWDAEASEVSDDSPAFTEPSIPAYKSATFVPFSIEVSQDAPTLLGELGRLMADSQLQLLNEALTNGSGTGSPTGIVTALTGGSSVVATATADTITAADVYKLQNTLGPRWQANARWCANLGVLNLLRAMETSNGALLFPELRATVPTLLGKPVAELSNMSAALGGGAGNNPVLLYGDFRNFVVSQRIGSAVELIPHLLGANMRPTGQRGLYSYARWGSDSVNDAAFRLLVA, from the coding sequence ATGACGAAGACAATTTGGCTCAACAAAGAGTCCACCATCACGCGCATGGAAGAGATTTCAGCGCGCCTGGAACAGCTCGCCGCGACACCCACCTTGTCGCGTGTGGCGGGCATCGAGGCCGACGAGCTCGGCAAGGAGTTCGACACACTGACCCGCCACATCGAAAAGCTCGACCGCGACGCGGTGCTGGCCGGGGCGATCGCCGGGGCAGCACGAGGTGACGGCTCGCTGCGGCTCGAACGCGGTTCGCCGTCAGAATCTCAGCTGGGCGGCGGCAGCGAGCGGCACAACGGGTCACAGACCGCGGCCCTGCGGCGACTCGAGCGCTCGGTGAAGGCGGGGTTGCCGGCCCGGTCCGCCGAGGTGGTGGAACGGCTGGTTTCGGCCGGCCCCGAGAGCGGTGCTGAATGGGTCGCCCGGTGGGTGGTCGACACCGGCTCAGACGCCTATCGTTCAGCGTTCGCCAAGCTGGTTTTTCACGGAGAATCTCGCGCGGGTTTGGAGTGGACCGCCGAGGAGCGGGCAGCCTACGACCGGGTCGCGCGGTTGCGCCAAGAGCAGCGCGCCGCAAGCCTTTCCGACGCGGCCGGCGGATTTTTGGTGCCGTACGAGTTGGATCCGACTGTGATTTTGACCAGTGCGGGATCGGAAAACTCGCTGTTGCAGATCTCACGGGTCGTCTCCACGGTGACGGACGTTTGGCATGGTGTAACGAGTCTCGGCGTCCAAAGCAGCTGGGATGCAGAGGCTTCTGAGGTGTCGGATGACTCGCCCGCGTTCACCGAGCCGTCCATCCCGGCGTATAAATCGGCAACGTTCGTGCCGTTCAGCATCGAGGTATCCCAGGACGCGCCAACGCTTTTGGGGGAACTGGGCCGCTTGATGGCCGACAGCCAGCTGCAGTTGCTGAACGAAGCCCTGACCAACGGCAGCGGAACTGGTTCCCCCACAGGAATCGTGACCGCGTTGACGGGTGGCAGCTCGGTGGTGGCCACGGCGACCGCTGACACCATTACCGCCGCCGACGTGTACAAACTTCAGAACACGTTGGGGCCGCGCTGGCAGGCCAACGCACGGTGGTGCGCCAACCTTGGGGTCCTGAATCTGTTGCGCGCCATGGAAACCAGCAACGGTGCGTTGCTGTTTCCGGAGTTACGTGCCACGGTGCCCACGTTGCTGGGCAAGCCGGTCGCCGAGTTGTCCAACATGTCGGCGGCGCTTGGTGGTGGTGCTGGTAACAACCCGGTCTTGCTGTACGGCGATTTCCGGAATTTCGTTGTGTCCCAGCGGATCGGCAGCGCTGTGGAGTTGATCCCGCATCTGCTGGGGGCCAACATGAGGCCCACCGGCCAGCGCGGGTTGTACAGCTATGCGCGTTGGGGTAGCGATTCCGTCAACGATGCCGCCTTTAGACTTCTTGTGGCATAA
- a CDS encoding excisionase family DNA-binding protein codes for MTRKKPAPAPEARRWRGIQETADYLQVSDKTVRQMISDHRIKAYKAGPRLIRIDLNEVDQVTLRPISEW; via the coding sequence GTGACACGCAAGAAACCAGCGCCAGCGCCTGAAGCACGCCGCTGGCGCGGAATCCAGGAAACCGCCGACTACCTGCAGGTCAGCGATAAAACGGTCAGGCAAATGATTTCCGATCACCGTATCAAGGCCTACAAGGCCGGACCGCGCCTGATCCGCATCGACCTCAACGAGGTTGACCAGGTCACCCTGCGCCCGATCAGCGAATGGTGA
- a CDS encoding tyrosine-type recombinase/integrase, with translation MANRKGHRSFGNIRKLPSGRYHVRYTGPDGSYNTAPQTFAAKIDAEAYLVDRRREIESKLWNPAAVAKPERVTFGAYASGWLATRQVAGRPIKARTREHYTAILDDHLLPTFGDRQIAGITPKDVRDWHATTLTDRPTMRSHAYSLLRTIMASAVNDELIDSNPARIVGAGRTKRVHKIRPASVEELTTVTAAMPERLQLMVALASWCALRFGETIELQRGDIDLSTEVIRVRRAAVRTKHGGFQVTTPKSDAGVRDVAIPPHLIPAIEAHLSKYVGSKRDSLLFPNDRGGHLQPSTLMRHWYRARAAAGRPDLRWHDLRHSGAVLAAATGASLAELMARLGHSTPAAAMRYQHAAQGRDHEIAALLSKLANN, from the coding sequence ATGGCCAACCGAAAAGGACACCGCTCGTTCGGCAACATCCGCAAGCTGCCATCAGGCCGCTACCACGTGCGCTATACCGGGCCGGACGGCAGCTACAACACGGCCCCGCAAACGTTCGCCGCGAAGATCGACGCCGAGGCCTACCTGGTTGACCGGCGCCGGGAGATCGAGAGCAAACTGTGGAACCCGGCCGCTGTGGCCAAGCCGGAGCGCGTGACCTTCGGTGCCTATGCCTCGGGCTGGTTGGCCACACGCCAGGTCGCTGGCCGTCCCATCAAGGCACGCACCCGCGAGCACTACACCGCCATCCTGGACGACCACCTGCTGCCCACGTTCGGGGACCGTCAAATCGCCGGCATCACGCCCAAAGATGTGCGCGACTGGCACGCCACGACCCTGACCGACAGGCCCACCATGCGCTCCCACGCCTACAGCCTGTTGCGCACGATCATGGCCAGCGCGGTCAACGACGAGTTGATCGACAGCAATCCCGCGCGGATCGTGGGGGCGGGTCGCACCAAGCGCGTCCATAAGATCCGGCCCGCGTCGGTGGAGGAGCTGACCACGGTCACTGCCGCAATGCCCGAGCGGCTGCAGCTGATGGTCGCGCTCGCTTCCTGGTGCGCGCTTCGGTTCGGGGAGACGATCGAGCTGCAACGCGGCGACATTGACCTGTCGACAGAGGTGATCCGTGTCCGGCGGGCCGCGGTGCGCACCAAACACGGCGGGTTTCAAGTCACCACACCCAAGTCCGATGCCGGTGTGCGCGACGTTGCCATTCCACCGCACCTAATCCCGGCCATTGAAGCGCATCTGTCCAAATATGTTGGCAGCAAGCGTGATTCACTGCTATTCCCGAACGATCGAGGCGGCCACCTGCAACCATCCACCCTCATGCGCCACTGGTACCGGGCGCGCGCCGCTGCCGGACGGCCCGATCTGCGCTGGCACGACCTACGCCACTCCGGTGCCGTGCTGGCAGCCGCGACGGGCGCGTCACTGGCCGAGCTGATGGCCCGCCTGGGGCACTCCACCCCAGCTGCCGCCATGCGTTACCAGCACGCCGCCCAGGGGCGCGACCACGAGATTGCGGCGCTGCTAAGCAAACTCGCAAACAACTGA
- a CDS encoding alpha/beta hydrolase: MALSVADIDRWNAEAVREVFHAASARSQSAFGTSRELASLSVFAGWEGASREAAVHQNAALRQDLDAHGNEALAVARAAEQAAGGIDKVKAELATLRADAAAARLQVDAATSQVVAIPQLRYTAAEWAKMQTQRAELQTRLNAIVAEANAVDAELATAINMADGDAPIPSGPHDNRPDVQRALEQPLPQDPEQFAALWNKLTPEEKDWLYSQDHKIGNHPGMPWDPQDHLGRDHYNRLHLPELQQQTQADVDRLQHRVDELAAQIYMGDHSEATTGEFNAVAPQLLAARHSLAGYRAVQTALDRKDGVPRYLGLIDNQGHGAVAVGNPDHAKRNAILVPGTGQDLAAFEGSDLKSLAMYNSAMAADPGLRPGDVAVTTWMGYDRPMDLFEAAWPDRARSDGGALDAFESGQRASHVGAPSIDTVIGHSYGSTLVGAAASGGHHLDADNVIAVGSPGMLVQHAGDLSLDPGANVYAMRARNDIIELVTDMTLGHDPTANDFGATRLFAAAGPSSDPLGLTPSVAAHSSYWSEGNPALLNLGAVIAGVPPPQAIPSGGGG; encoded by the coding sequence ATGGCCTTATCGGTCGCAGACATTGACCGCTGGAACGCCGAAGCGGTGCGCGAGGTGTTTCACGCGGCCTCCGCGCGCTCGCAGAGCGCCTTCGGCACGTCTCGTGAGTTGGCGTCGCTGTCGGTGTTCGCCGGCTGGGAGGGTGCGTCCCGCGAGGCCGCCGTGCACCAGAATGCCGCGCTTCGACAAGACCTCGACGCCCACGGGAACGAGGCGCTGGCAGTCGCGCGCGCCGCGGAGCAGGCCGCCGGCGGTATCGACAAGGTCAAGGCCGAGCTGGCGACGTTGCGCGCGGACGCGGCCGCCGCCCGGCTACAGGTCGACGCCGCGACCAGTCAGGTGGTCGCGATTCCCCAGTTGCGGTACACCGCAGCCGAATGGGCGAAGATGCAGACGCAGCGCGCCGAGCTGCAGACCCGTTTGAACGCGATCGTCGCCGAGGCCAATGCCGTGGACGCCGAGTTGGCGACGGCGATCAACATGGCCGACGGCGACGCACCCATTCCGTCCGGGCCCCACGACAACCGGCCCGACGTGCAACGGGCATTGGAACAGCCGTTGCCGCAGGATCCCGAGCAGTTCGCCGCCCTCTGGAACAAGCTCACGCCGGAGGAGAAGGACTGGCTCTACAGCCAGGACCACAAGATCGGCAATCACCCCGGCATGCCGTGGGACCCCCAGGACCATCTCGGCCGGGACCACTACAACCGGCTTCATCTGCCCGAGTTGCAGCAACAGACCCAGGCCGACGTCGACCGTCTGCAGCACCGCGTCGACGAGCTGGCCGCCCAGATATACATGGGCGATCACTCCGAAGCGACGACCGGCGAATTCAACGCGGTGGCACCCCAACTGCTGGCGGCCCGGCACAGCCTCGCCGGCTACCGGGCGGTGCAGACCGCGTTGGACCGCAAGGACGGCGTGCCGCGCTACCTCGGCCTGATCGACAACCAGGGCCACGGTGCGGTGGCCGTCGGAAACCCCGACCACGCCAAGCGCAATGCGATCTTGGTGCCCGGCACCGGCCAAGACCTCGCGGCCTTCGAGGGCAGCGACCTGAAATCCCTGGCGATGTACAACTCCGCGATGGCGGCCGACCCCGGGTTGCGGCCGGGCGATGTCGCGGTGACGACCTGGATGGGCTACGACCGTCCGATGGATCTCTTCGAGGCGGCGTGGCCCGACCGGGCCCGGTCGGACGGGGGAGCGCTGGACGCCTTCGAGAGCGGGCAGCGCGCGTCCCACGTGGGAGCGCCGTCGATCGACACGGTGATCGGGCACAGTTACGGGTCGACGTTGGTCGGCGCGGCCGCATCCGGTGGGCATCACCTCGACGCCGACAACGTGATCGCGGTCGGCAGCCCCGGCATGCTCGTGCAGCACGCCGGCGACCTGAGCCTGGATCCCGGTGCGAATGTCTATGCCATGCGGGCCCGCAATGACATCATCGAGCTGGTGACCGACATGACGCTGGGCCACGATCCGACGGCCAACGACTTCGGTGCGACGCGCTTGTTCGCCGCTGCCGGACCGAGCAGCGACCCGCTCGGGCTGACGCCGAGCGTTGCGGCCCACAGCAGTTACTGGAGCGAGGGCAACCCGGCACTGCTCAATCTGGGTGCCGTCATCGCCGGTGTTCCGCCGCCCCAGGCCATTCCGAGTGGTGGGGGAGGCTGA
- a CDS encoding WXG100 family type VII secretion target — protein sequence MSDIKIDVEQLTASGRQVSGQAQDLAAGFLTADNRLEAAQYGWAGMSATALSARAARWLPVSQALVGRVGDHGFALQDAAVAHAAAEEQRAHALADVAARAAALRGRG from the coding sequence GTGTCTGACATCAAAATCGACGTGGAACAGTTGACGGCTTCGGGGCGGCAGGTGAGCGGTCAGGCCCAGGATCTGGCGGCAGGGTTCCTGACGGCCGACAACCGGCTGGAGGCGGCTCAATACGGTTGGGCCGGTATGTCGGCGACGGCGCTGAGCGCCCGGGCGGCTCGGTGGCTGCCGGTGTCGCAGGCGTTGGTGGGCAGGGTCGGGGATCACGGGTTCGCGCTGCAGGACGCCGCCGTCGCGCATGCGGCGGCCGAGGAGCAGCGGGCGCACGCGCTCGCCGACGTCGCTGCCAGGGCCGCCGCGCTCCGTGGTCGCGGCTGA
- a CDS encoding VOC family protein, translating into MSEHEVKMIILSTDDLDESIRFYSETLGMAVKFRDGAHFAALDGGPVTLALATDVDHPIPGQVVVGVKTADVDAAAKAVEASGGGIVKGPYDDAHERRAVVYDNKGNGLVFYKPLAR; encoded by the coding sequence GTGAGCGAGCACGAAGTGAAGATGATCATCTTGTCGACCGACGACCTGGACGAGTCGATCCGGTTCTACAGCGAGACCCTGGGCATGGCAGTGAAATTCCGCGACGGCGCCCACTTCGCGGCTCTCGACGGCGGCCCGGTCACTCTCGCCCTGGCGACCGACGTGGACCATCCCATACCCGGACAGGTCGTCGTCGGCGTCAAGACCGCCGATGTGGACGCCGCGGCCAAGGCCGTTGAGGCCAGCGGTGGCGGCATCGTGAAGGGTCCCTACGACGACGCGCACGAACGTCGGGCCGTGGTCTACGACAACAAGGGCAACGGCTTGGTCTTCTACAAGCCGCTGGCTCGCTGA
- a CDS encoding GtrA family protein: MTAESQVSRTPAVDRFHKICEAVVSRLPFGLGSVIAPTFLGFCVINGFTFSVDLALLTTLRDGLDLPVPIAVSVAYACAFALSYVLNRTFNFQSHGAVGSQVAVYVVVVVINYLAFILGVTTLLSAIGVQYQLSRIVAGLCEAVYMYSAMRWVVFRR, encoded by the coding sequence GTGACTGCCGAATCGCAGGTCAGCCGGACACCAGCGGTCGACCGCTTCCACAAGATCTGCGAGGCCGTCGTCAGTCGGCTGCCGTTCGGGCTCGGTTCGGTCATCGCCCCGACGTTTCTCGGCTTCTGCGTGATCAACGGGTTCACCTTCAGCGTCGATCTGGCGCTGCTCACCACGCTGCGCGACGGGCTCGATCTTCCGGTGCCGATCGCCGTCTCGGTCGCCTACGCGTGCGCCTTCGCGCTCAGCTACGTGCTCAACCGCACTTTCAACTTTCAGTCGCACGGCGCGGTTGGGTCCCAGGTCGCGGTCTACGTCGTGGTGGTCGTCATCAACTACCTGGCTTTCATCCTCGGGGTGACCACGCTGTTGTCGGCCATCGGGGTGCAGTACCAGCTGTCGCGAATCGTGGCCGGCCTCTGCGAAGCGGTGTACATGTACAGCGCGATGAGATGGGTGGTCTTCCGCCGCTGA